The stretch of DNA TTGCCTCGAAAGGCCATGGTGGTGACGAGCTCTTGGAGCAAATCCCCTGCATGGGTCGCAATAATGTGCGCGCCCAGCAGCCGGTCGGTCTTATTTTCGGCGATAATCTTCACAAAACCCTCGGTATCATTCATGCAGCGGGCCCGGCCGTTCGCGCTGAACGGATAGCGGCCGGTACGAATATCGTGCCCGGCCTCCAGCGCTTGCTGTTCGCTCAAGCCCACGGAGGCAATCTCCGGATGCGTGTAGACCACGCTG from Candidatus Omnitrophota bacterium encodes:
- a CDS encoding dihydrolipoyl dehydrogenase (Catalyzes the oxidation of dihydrolipoamide to lipoamide), with the translated sequence SVVYTHPEIASVGLSEQQALEAGHDIRTGRYPFSANGRARCMNDTEGFVKIIAENKTDRLLGAHIIATHAGDLLQELVTTMAFRGNVEDIALTIHAHPTLSESVKEAALDARGEAVHM